Proteins encoded together in one Thermoplasmatales archaeon BRNA1 window:
- a CDS encoding Universal stress protein UspA-related nucleotide-binding protein → MSFTKILLPTDGRVYTSAAIGKGIELAKISGGTITALYILDQSVYSNMPMDAAIVNVYQTLEKEGHDAMDYVRKKAEEAGVQFEEKIVEGVPAATINSLSADYDIVVMGTLGRTGVSKALMGSVAEKVIEGAKCPVMVVRPSKGERACA, encoded by the coding sequence ATGAGTTTCACCAAGATCCTGCTGCCCACCGACGGCCGCGTCTATACCAGTGCGGCGATCGGCAAGGGAATCGAGCTGGCGAAGATATCCGGGGGCACAATTACCGCCCTGTACATACTCGACCAGTCCGTCTACTCGAACATGCCGATGGATGCCGCCATCGTCAACGTGTATCAGACCCTCGAGAAGGAGGGTCACGATGCCATGGACTACGTCAGGAAGAAGGCCGAGGAGGCCGGGGTCCAGTTCGAGGAGAAGATCGTCGAGGGCGTGCCCGCGGCGACCATCAACTCCCTGTCCGCCGATTACGACATCGTCGTCATGGGCACCCTCGGCAGGACCGGCGTCAGCAAGGCACTCATGGGCAGCGTGGCGGAGAAGGTCATAGAGGGCGCCAAGTGCCCCGTGATGGTCGTGCGCCCCTCCAAGGGAGAGCGAGCCTGCGCATAA
- a CDS encoding Universal stress protein UspA-related nucleotide-binding protein: MDFQNILVPTDGSDNTRAAIEKAFELARIAGGRITALYVKDKGSSDGTASSAVSKVSQLGEQYGVPVEERIESGSPAAVIAGMSSEFDVIVMGTLGRTGFKKVLVGSVAETVVKNAVCPVIVVRKTE; the protein is encoded by the coding sequence ATGGACTTCCAGAACATCCTAGTTCCGACAGACGGCAGCGACAACACCAGGGCCGCCATCGAGAAGGCGTTCGAACTCGCCAGGATCGCTGGAGGACGCATAACGGCCCTCTACGTGAAGGACAAGGGTTCCTCGGACGGCACGGCATCCTCTGCCGTGTCCAAGGTCTCTCAGCTCGGGGAGCAGTACGGCGTCCCCGTCGAGGAGAGGATCGAATCCGGATCGCCCGCCGCCGTCATCGCCGGCATGTCCTCGGAATTCGACGTTATCGTCATGGGCACCCTCGGCAGGACCGGTTTCAAGAAGGTCCTCGTCGGAAGCGTGGCCGAAACCGTCGTCAAGAACGCGGTCTGCCCGGTCATCGTGGTGAGAAAGACGGAGTGA
- a CDS encoding putative transcriptional regulator, contains C-terminal CBS domains, protein MKTVADIMTPAPIVVEVPGNRSDAINLMVRNKLTGLPVVRTSDGKLMGIVSRRDIFRKFDEEQLSLIMKKNCVTIGPNEPIEEAARRFAINRFHRLPVVDGGKLVGIITPTDLLKEIKNMKTEMTAEDVISTTCVTAYEGDPLAYMVSAMRISDVSAMPVLDSKGDLSGIITDRDLFSDQLNDEDAAQKLGINDRELVGLRNVLPLFYTATGNYSAAEEKTVSDYMVRSPTTVFRKTPLNEVARIMLKFDFGQVPVHGTKDELVGMIYDVDVLRAMFKVNE, encoded by the coding sequence ATGAAGACTGTAGCAGACATCATGACGCCGGCACCCATCGTTGTTGAGGTGCCCGGCAACCGCAGCGACGCGATCAACCTAATGGTCAGGAACAAGCTCACCGGACTCCCGGTGGTCCGCACCTCAGACGGCAAGCTCATGGGAATCGTATCCCGCCGCGACATCTTCCGCAAGTTCGATGAGGAACAGCTCTCCCTCATCATGAAGAAGAACTGCGTCACCATCGGCCCCAACGAGCCCATCGAGGAGGCTGCGAGGAGATTCGCCATCAACAGGTTCCACAGACTCCCCGTCGTCGACGGAGGGAAGCTCGTCGGGATCATCACTCCCACCGACCTGCTCAAGGAGATCAAGAACATGAAGACCGAGATGACCGCCGAGGACGTCATCTCCACCACCTGCGTCACCGCCTACGAAGGCGACCCCCTCGCATACATGGTGTCCGCCATGAGGATCAGCGATGTCTCCGCGATGCCCGTCCTGGACTCCAAGGGGGACCTCAGCGGAATCATCACCGACCGTGACCTGTTCAGCGACCAGCTGAACGATGAGGATGCCGCCCAGAAGCTCGGGATCAACGACCGCGAGCTCGTCGGCCTTAGGAACGTCCTCCCCCTCTTCTACACCGCAACCGGCAACTACTCCGCCGCGGAGGAGAAGACCGTCAGCGACTACATGGTCAGGTCCCCCACCACCGTCTTCCGCAAGACCCCCCTCAACGAGGTCGCCCGCATAATGCTCAAGTTCGACTTCGGACAGGTCCCCGTCCACGGAACCAAGGACGAGCTCGTCGGCATGATCTACGACGTCGACGTTCTCCGCGCCATGTTCAAGGTGAACGAATGA
- a CDS encoding glycyl-tRNA synthetase, dimeric type — protein sequence MSDSKLSDDMMSLFKRRGFVWPSYDIYGGVAGMYDYGPLGFSLRNNIVEIWRDLYKGREGFVEIDSETVNPAEVFKASGHVEKFADKITYCTQCGAPWRADHLVKEFYENPDTMTEAELDQAFVDHNIVCASCGGKLGPVSDFNLMFKTNIGPGSDRVGYMRPETAQGIFVNFLNLYRYNREKLPMGVMQTGRGYRNEIAPRQGMIRMREFNMMEVELFVDPGDKSWPRWEEMKDEPLVLVPNTGEGTLRMTVGEAVAKKVIANEVLGYFVGTTKQLLVRAGVDPERLRFRQHLQDEMAHYANDCWDAEALLSIGWTEITGIADRGAWDLSRHGQFSGTDLSHFKKFDEPREEEVDRVKANHKLLGPTFKGKAKQVSEAIEACRPEDIRDGKLTITVDGEQMTLESDMFSVQKVREKVSGERIIPNVIEPSSGLDRIFYTVLEHSYSHDDKEDYTVLHLTPEVAPIKVGVFPLMAKDGLDDVARKLCDDIHTHRAEAYYDEAGNIGRRYARMDEAGTPWCITVDYDTLSGDNKGTVTIRDRDTKDQKRIRMEDAPNIISDLIAGKPFSEL from the coding sequence ATGAGCGATTCCAAACTGTCGGACGACATGATGTCCCTGTTCAAGCGCAGGGGCTTCGTGTGGCCGTCCTACGACATCTACGGCGGCGTGGCCGGCATGTACGACTACGGCCCCCTGGGGTTCAGTCTCAGGAACAACATCGTCGAGATCTGGAGGGACCTCTACAAGGGCCGCGAGGGCTTCGTGGAGATAGACTCCGAAACCGTCAACCCCGCCGAGGTCTTCAAGGCCTCCGGACACGTGGAGAAGTTCGCCGACAAGATCACCTACTGCACCCAGTGCGGCGCCCCCTGGAGGGCGGACCACCTGGTCAAGGAATTCTACGAGAACCCCGACACCATGACCGAGGCGGAGCTGGACCAGGCCTTCGTAGACCACAACATCGTCTGCGCCAGCTGCGGCGGCAAGCTGGGCCCCGTCTCCGACTTCAACCTTATGTTCAAGACCAACATCGGCCCGGGCTCCGACAGGGTCGGATACATGAGGCCCGAGACCGCCCAGGGAATCTTCGTCAACTTCCTCAACCTCTACCGCTACAACCGCGAGAAACTCCCCATGGGGGTCATGCAGACCGGCCGCGGATACAGGAACGAGATCGCCCCCAGGCAGGGAATGATCCGCATGAGGGAGTTCAACATGATGGAGGTCGAGCTCTTCGTCGACCCCGGGGACAAATCCTGGCCCCGCTGGGAGGAGATGAAGGACGAGCCCCTCGTCCTCGTACCCAACACCGGCGAGGGGACCCTGAGGATGACCGTCGGAGAGGCGGTCGCCAAGAAGGTCATCGCCAACGAGGTCCTGGGATACTTCGTCGGAACCACCAAGCAGCTACTCGTCAGGGCGGGTGTGGACCCCGAGAGGCTCCGCTTCCGCCAGCACCTGCAGGACGAGATGGCCCACTACGCTAACGACTGCTGGGACGCCGAGGCCCTCCTGTCCATCGGATGGACGGAGATCACAGGTATCGCCGACAGGGGCGCATGGGACCTGAGCCGCCACGGACAGTTCTCCGGCACCGACCTCAGCCACTTCAAGAAGTTCGACGAGCCCCGCGAGGAGGAGGTCGACAGGGTCAAGGCTAACCACAAGCTCCTGGGTCCGACCTTCAAGGGGAAGGCCAAGCAGGTCTCCGAGGCCATCGAGGCATGCAGGCCCGAGGACATCAGGGACGGGAAGCTCACTATCACCGTCGACGGCGAGCAGATGACCCTGGAGTCGGACATGTTCTCCGTACAGAAGGTCAGGGAGAAGGTCTCCGGGGAGAGGATCATCCCCAACGTCATCGAGCCCTCTTCCGGACTGGACAGGATCTTCTACACCGTCCTGGAGCACTCCTACTCCCATGACGACAAGGAGGACTACACCGTCCTGCACCTGACCCCCGAGGTCGCCCCCATCAAGGTCGGCGTCTTCCCGCTCATGGCCAAGGACGGTCTTGACGACGTCGCCAGGAAGCTCTGCGACGACATCCACACCCACCGCGCCGAGGCGTACTACGACGAGGCGGGGAACATCGGACGCCGCTACGCGAGGATGGACGAGGCGGGCACCCCCTGGTGCATCACCGTCGACTACGACACCCTCAGCGGAGACAACAAGGGCACCGTCACCATAAGGGATAGGGACACCAAGGACCAGAAGCGCATCAGGATGGAGGATGCACCCAACATCATCTCCGACCTGATCGCCGGAAAGCCCTTCTCCGAGCTCTGA
- a CDS encoding CBS-domain-containing membrane protein → MGIKDLEDLKKLSMLKSQIDAVSVGDIIVKDFPSLNPEDTVSDSLALMRRTGFQEIPVAKDGEYIGMMRYGTILRKKSATPDTKIKTLVSSLPTIDEETEITKIAELMVTNNCRQLAVLTGKKVTGIVSRTALIQIAAEMKSLKNIKVWEIMTTPVVYVNDNDMLAVAVDKMRDLDIRTLPVVDSAGKLNGVVGMKEVIDNGWKAGEKSIGALSKAPSSQIPVSSVSVTSVLTINWEDSMEAASDIMSSKKISTLPVLDDGELVGVLTEYDIIELMSSCRERDQLYVQISGLEDDDKIYADAMYDDIANEMSKIAKIYRPESLTIHVTRYNEGGDKKKYSLIGKLFVDGRVVNAKVVGWDLVQTNNDLIKKIGYEVKDIKDSNVTFRKRKK, encoded by the coding sequence TTGGGAATTAAGGACCTTGAAGACCTGAAGAAGCTTTCTATGCTGAAGTCGCAGATCGATGCCGTCTCCGTCGGGGACATCATCGTGAAGGACTTCCCGTCGCTCAACCCTGAGGACACGGTGTCCGACAGCCTCGCGCTGATGCGCCGCACCGGTTTCCAGGAGATACCCGTAGCAAAGGATGGAGAATACATTGGAATGATGCGCTACGGCACCATTCTCAGAAAGAAGAGCGCCACGCCCGACACCAAGATCAAGACCTTGGTATCGAGCCTGCCCACCATCGACGAAGAGACCGAGATCACCAAGATCGCGGAACTGATGGTCACCAACAACTGCAGGCAGCTGGCGGTGCTCACCGGCAAGAAGGTCACCGGGATCGTTTCCAGGACCGCTCTGATCCAGATCGCAGCCGAGATGAAGTCTCTCAAGAACATCAAGGTCTGGGAGATCATGACCACCCCCGTCGTCTACGTGAACGACAACGACATGCTGGCGGTGGCCGTGGACAAGATGAGGGACCTAGACATCCGTACCCTCCCCGTGGTCGACAGCGCCGGCAAGCTGAACGGCGTGGTCGGAATGAAGGAGGTCATCGACAACGGATGGAAGGCCGGAGAGAAGTCCATCGGTGCGCTTTCCAAGGCACCTAGCAGCCAGATCCCCGTATCCAGCGTCTCCGTCACCTCGGTTCTCACCATCAACTGGGAGGACAGCATGGAGGCAGCGTCCGACATCATGTCGAGCAAGAAGATCTCCACGCTGCCCGTCCTCGACGACGGCGAACTGGTGGGAGTCCTCACCGAGTACGACATAATCGAGCTCATGAGCTCCTGCCGCGAGAGGGACCAGCTGTACGTCCAGATCTCCGGACTGGAGGATGACGACAAGATTTACGCGGATGCCATGTACGACGACATCGCCAACGAGATGAGCAAGATCGCGAAGATCTACAGGCCCGAGTCCCTGACCATCCACGTGACCCGCTACAACGAGGGAGGCGACAAGAAGAAGTACAGCCTCATCGGGAAGCTGTTCGTGGACGGACGCGTCGTGAACGCGAAGGTCGTCGGATGGGACCTCGTGCAGACCAACAACGACCTCATCAAGAAGATCGGTTACGAAGTGAAGGATATCAAGGACTCCAACGTCACCTTCAGGAAGAGGAAGAAGTGA
- a CDS encoding valyl-tRNA synthetase, translating to MAYDSSSIEKKWEDMWREEKVYRFDPKSDKPIYSIDNPPRYTSGSLHLGHATGYSLIDFAARYHRMKGNNVFFPLCFDVNGTPIEVRVEKKFGINKLDTPREEYRKLCSDYANGFIKEMTHDFEILGESMDPSIYYQTDAPYYRSITQLSFVKLFNRGLVYKANFPVNWCPHCMTALADAEVEYKDNVNKLNYLKFQIAGEDGYVMVATTRPELLCTCKVVAVHPDDKEKAHLVGKELITPIYGRHVKIIADPKVEKDYGTGNVMICTIGDKSDLEWIMKYHLELEKGIDETGCMTELAGKYAGMPVAEARAQAIEDLKAMGVLDHQEDNPQQVSVCWRCKAPIEYLQVPQWFLKTTTFRDAILKRADEINWFPEFMKIRLQDWTKSLEWDWVLSRQRIFATPIPVWECKKCGHAVCATEAQARAYVDPTLDAAPVDKCPECGGELEGCTDVFDTWMDSSGSSLYNCFWERDEEMFRKMYPMSLRPQSHDIIRSWAFYSILRAEQIADSRPWDNIMIHGFIMAPDGTPMHTSAGNVIDPIPILEKYGADALRYYAASCSLGTDHAFREETVVRGKKICIKVYNLGQFVSRYFEGLKAAPAQPKDLRTADRWILGRLWKTVRSVTESIEVYQFDKAMKSVEDFIWHVFADDYVEMVKGRDDDAVKYTLYTVFLNAVKILAPFMPHITEEVYQTHFRQFDGCRSVHLTEWPVPGEIDCDAVKAGDAAAEIIATVRAWKAEQKLNINADIEKLEVIGGDSDLFKKSEEDIRQGVRAKTVVIAAKADLTEKVEAVKPVYGKLGPAFKAQAKAVVAALNAADPEDIASQIAGGKVVLDIEGGKVELGPEFFEIRKSLTLEGREVATVQCGDALLAIQQ from the coding sequence ATGGCCTACGATTCATCTTCAATCGAGAAAAAGTGGGAGGACATGTGGAGGGAGGAGAAGGTCTACCGCTTCGACCCCAAGTCCGACAAGCCCATCTACAGCATCGACAACCCTCCGAGATACACCTCCGGTTCCCTGCACCTGGGACACGCTACCGGATACTCGCTCATCGACTTCGCCGCAAGGTACCACCGCATGAAGGGGAACAACGTCTTCTTCCCCCTCTGCTTCGACGTCAACGGTACCCCCATCGAGGTCCGCGTCGAGAAAAAGTTCGGCATCAACAAGCTCGACACCCCCCGCGAGGAGTACCGCAAGCTCTGCAGCGACTACGCCAACGGATTCATCAAGGAGATGACCCATGACTTCGAGATCCTCGGAGAGTCCATGGACCCCTCCATCTACTACCAGACCGACGCCCCCTACTACAGGAGCATCACCCAGCTGTCCTTCGTGAAGCTGTTCAACCGCGGCCTGGTCTACAAGGCGAACTTCCCAGTCAACTGGTGCCCCCACTGCATGACCGCCCTCGCCGATGCCGAGGTCGAGTACAAGGACAACGTCAACAAGCTCAACTACCTCAAATTCCAGATCGCCGGCGAGGACGGCTACGTCATGGTGGCCACCACCCGCCCCGAACTACTATGCACCTGCAAGGTCGTCGCCGTCCACCCCGACGACAAGGAGAAGGCGCACCTTGTCGGCAAGGAGCTCATCACCCCCATCTACGGCAGGCACGTCAAGATCATCGCCGACCCCAAGGTCGAGAAGGACTACGGTACCGGAAACGTCATGATCTGCACCATCGGGGACAAGAGCGACCTAGAGTGGATCATGAAGTACCACCTGGAGCTCGAGAAGGGGATCGACGAGACCGGATGCATGACCGAACTCGCAGGCAAGTACGCCGGCATGCCCGTCGCGGAGGCGCGCGCGCAGGCGATCGAGGACCTTAAGGCCATGGGCGTCCTCGACCACCAGGAAGACAACCCCCAGCAGGTTTCCGTCTGCTGGAGATGCAAAGCACCCATCGAGTACCTCCAGGTCCCCCAGTGGTTCCTCAAGACCACCACATTCCGCGACGCTATCCTGAAGCGCGCGGACGAGATCAACTGGTTCCCTGAGTTCATGAAGATCCGTCTCCAGGACTGGACCAAATCCCTGGAGTGGGACTGGGTCCTCTCCAGGCAGAGGATCTTCGCCACCCCCATCCCCGTGTGGGAGTGCAAGAAGTGCGGACACGCCGTCTGCGCCACCGAGGCACAGGCCAGGGCATACGTGGACCCCACACTCGACGCTGCACCGGTGGACAAGTGCCCCGAGTGCGGCGGGGAGCTCGAGGGGTGCACCGACGTTTTCGACACCTGGATGGACTCCTCCGGATCCTCCCTCTACAACTGCTTCTGGGAGCGCGACGAGGAGATGTTCAGGAAGATGTACCCCATGTCCCTGAGGCCCCAGTCCCACGACATCATCAGGAGCTGGGCGTTCTACTCCATCCTCAGGGCGGAGCAGATTGCGGACTCCCGTCCCTGGGACAACATCATGATCCACGGATTCATCATGGCCCCCGACGGGACCCCCATGCACACCTCCGCCGGAAACGTCATCGACCCTATCCCGATCCTCGAGAAATACGGTGCGGATGCCCTCAGGTACTACGCTGCATCCTGCTCCCTCGGGACCGATCACGCCTTCCGCGAGGAGACCGTGGTCCGCGGAAAGAAGATCTGCATCAAGGTCTACAACCTCGGACAGTTCGTGTCCAGGTATTTCGAGGGCCTGAAGGCGGCACCCGCTCAGCCCAAGGACCTCAGGACCGCCGACAGGTGGATCCTCGGACGCCTCTGGAAGACCGTCAGGTCCGTCACCGAGAGCATCGAGGTCTACCAGTTCGACAAGGCCATGAAGTCCGTCGAGGACTTCATCTGGCACGTCTTCGCGGACGACTACGTCGAGATGGTCAAGGGAAGGGATGACGACGCGGTGAAGTACACCCTGTACACCGTCTTCCTCAACGCCGTCAAGATCCTCGCCCCGTTCATGCCCCACATCACCGAGGAGGTCTACCAGACCCACTTCCGCCAGTTCGACGGATGCAGGTCGGTCCACCTCACCGAGTGGCCCGTTCCCGGAGAGATCGACTGTGACGCCGTGAAGGCCGGAGACGCTGCGGCCGAGATCATCGCCACCGTACGCGCATGGAAGGCCGAGCAGAAGCTCAACATCAACGCCGACATCGAGAAACTCGAGGTCATCGGGGGCGACTCAGACCTGTTCAAGAAGTCCGAGGAGGACATCAGGCAGGGAGTCAGGGCAAAGACGGTCGTCATCGCGGCCAAAGCAGACCTGACAGAGAAGGTCGAGGCCGTCAAACCCGTCTACGGCAAGCTCGGACCCGCCTTCAAGGCACAGGCAAAGGCCGTCGTCGCTGCGCTCAATGCAGCCGACCCCGAGGATATCGCGTCCCAGATCGCCGGCGGAAAGGTCGTCCTCGACATCGAGGGCGGAAAGGTCGAGCTCGGACCTGAGTTCTTCGAGATCAGGAAGAGCCTGACCCTCGAGGGAAGGGAGGTCGCCACCGTTCAGTGCGGCGATGCCCTTCTCGCCATTCAGCAGTAA
- a CDS encoding Rubredoxin — MAKYECVCGYIYDEEKGCPSQGIAPGTKWEDVPDDFECPDCGLKKEDFTLIG, encoded by the coding sequence ATGGCGAAATACGAGTGCGTCTGCGGATATATCTACGACGAGGAGAAAGGATGCCCCTCCCAGGGCATCGCCCCCGGAACCAAATGGGAGGACGTCCCCGACGATTTCGAGTGTCCCGATTGCGGACTGAAGAAGGAGGACTTCACTCTGATCGGGTGA
- a CDS encoding Rubredoxin — MDRYVCGECGRVYSEASGDGDSGVAPGTPWADLPDDWECPDCGAPKESFSKAERCKVHVCSMCGFRVEEDRGNARANIAPGTVWDDVSDTFTCPVCGCPKTVFRDYHDETL, encoded by the coding sequence ATGGACAGATACGTCTGCGGCGAGTGCGGCCGCGTTTATTCCGAAGCGTCCGGCGACGGGGATTCCGGGGTGGCCCCGGGAACGCCGTGGGCGGATCTGCCGGATGATTGGGAATGCCCCGACTGCGGCGCCCCTAAGGAATCGTTCTCCAAGGCCGAGAGATGCAAGGTCCATGTATGCTCTATGTGCGGGTTCCGTGTCGAGGAGGACAGGGGAAACGCGAGGGCGAACATCGCGCCTGGCACTGTTTGGGACGACGTCTCCGACACCTTCACATGTCCCGTATGCGGATGCCCGAAAACCGTTTTCAGGGATTATCACGACGAGACCCTCTGA
- a CDS encoding Superfamily II DNA and RNA helicase, with protein sequence MKMISKFLDLGLTEDIAKALDEMGWDAPTPIQEEAVPRGLNGYDLIAQAQTGTGKTGTFGTIILSKVPAKQRTPSAIVLTPTRELALQVAEEIGRMSKYTGHVCLPIYGGSGGAASIERQVDMLEKGVDIVAGTPGRVRDLIEREYLNLSAIRVIVMDESDRMLDMGFMEDVKFIFDACPAERQMMMFSATMPEDIKMIAADYMKKPREINVSQDEVVLDNIKQYYISVGRRNKSWALARIIDIDNPKALIFCQTIKMVDMLEDRLKEYHYKVEALHGDMPQKKRERVMDDFRDGKVDILIATDVAARGLDVDDVNYVVNYDMPDMLDTYIHRIGRTGRAGKEGIAVSFVTSQEEYLVREFERRTGMDIVKRDVPEAEEGTKDTIRKVTDYDQLSDPFGMVRFEISLGKDDNIGKVKLADYIMRAGRIMDNAIGKIQLGKTKSMVEVHKDFGNRMLMDVPKMTFRGKKVRIRPLERGEELNE encoded by the coding sequence ATGAAAATGATCTCCAAATTCTTAGACCTCGGACTGACCGAGGATATCGCCAAAGCGCTTGACGAGATGGGCTGGGACGCACCCACCCCCATCCAGGAAGAGGCCGTCCCCCGCGGACTCAACGGATACGACCTCATCGCACAGGCCCAGACCGGAACCGGAAAGACCGGAACCTTCGGAACCATCATTCTCAGCAAGGTCCCTGCGAAGCAGAGGACCCCTTCAGCCATCGTCCTCACCCCGACCCGCGAACTGGCCCTCCAGGTCGCGGAGGAGATCGGACGCATGTCAAAGTACACCGGCCACGTCTGCCTCCCCATCTACGGAGGAAGCGGCGGAGCCGCATCCATCGAGAGGCAGGTCGACATGCTCGAGAAGGGCGTCGACATCGTTGCCGGAACCCCCGGAAGGGTCAGGGACCTCATCGAGAGGGAGTACCTGAACCTCTCCGCCATCAGGGTCATCGTCATGGACGAGTCCGACAGGATGCTCGACATGGGGTTCATGGAGGACGTGAAGTTCATCTTCGACGCCTGCCCCGCGGAGAGACAGATGATGATGTTCTCCGCCACCATGCCCGAGGACATCAAGATGATCGCCGCGGACTACATGAAGAAGCCGCGCGAGATCAACGTCTCCCAGGACGAGGTCGTCCTGGACAACATTAAGCAGTACTACATCTCCGTCGGCCGTAGGAACAAGTCCTGGGCACTCGCTAGGATCATCGACATAGACAATCCCAAGGCACTGATCTTCTGCCAGACCATCAAGATGGTCGACATGCTCGAGGACAGGCTGAAGGAATACCACTACAAGGTGGAGGCCCTCCACGGCGACATGCCCCAGAAGAAGAGGGAGCGCGTCATGGACGACTTCCGCGACGGCAAGGTGGACATCCTCATCGCCACCGACGTCGCCGCCAGGGGTCTCGACGTGGACGACGTGAACTACGTCGTCAACTACGACATGCCGGACATGCTCGACACCTACATCCACCGCATCGGAAGGACAGGCAGGGCCGGAAAGGAGGGTATCGCGGTATCATTCGTCACCTCCCAGGAGGAGTATCTCGTCCGCGAATTCGAGCGCCGCACCGGCATGGACATCGTCAAGAGGGATGTGCCGGAGGCCGAGGAGGGCACCAAGGACACCATCCGCAAGGTCACCGACTACGACCAGCTCTCCGACCCCTTCGGGATGGTCAGGTTCGAGATCTCCCTCGGGAAGGACGATAACATCGGCAAGGTCAAGCTCGCGGATTACATAATGAGGGCGGGACGCATCATGGACAATGCCATCGGCAAGATCCAGCTCGGCAAGACCAAATCCATGGTCGAGGTCCACAAAGACTTCGGCAACCGCATGCTCATGGATGTCCCCAAGATGACCTTCCGCGGGAAGAAGGTCCGCATCCGCCCGCTCGAGCGCGGGGAAGAACTCAACGAGTGA
- a CDS encoding ybaK/ebsC protein yields the protein MYVSLMDKTNPMRILDRAGVVYSVHEYDATPEMTGTDIASLLGEDPDRCFKTLVTQGKSDRFYVFVIPVNRELDLKKAAAAVGEKSICMIRSKDLLSTTGYVHGGCSPLGMRKHLTTVFHETADKGERIYVSGGKVGVQVELDPADLRKVLDYRSADITR from the coding sequence ATGTATGTGTCCCTCATGGACAAGACGAACCCCATGCGCATCCTCGACCGGGCAGGGGTGGTCTATTCGGTCCACGAATACGATGCCACGCCCGAGATGACCGGCACCGACATTGCCTCGCTTTTGGGAGAAGACCCGGACAGGTGTTTCAAGACCCTTGTCACCCAGGGCAAGTCCGACCGTTTCTATGTCTTCGTGATCCCGGTGAACCGTGAGCTGGACCTCAAGAAGGCCGCGGCCGCCGTGGGCGAGAAGTCTATCTGTATGATCAGATCCAAGGATCTACTTTCCACAACCGGTTACGTCCACGGTGGATGCTCGCCTCTAGGAATGAGGAAACATCTCACCACGGTGTTCCACGAAACCGCCGACAAGGGCGAGAGGATATACGTGAGCGGGGGAAAGGTCGGGGTCCAGGTCGAATTGGACCCCGCGGACCTGAGAAAGGTCCTGGATTACCGTTCGGCGGACATCACTCGTTGA